The following coding sequences are from one Lolium rigidum isolate FL_2022 chromosome 6, APGP_CSIRO_Lrig_0.1, whole genome shotgun sequence window:
- the LOC124664493 gene encoding protein O-glucosyltransferase 1-like, with the protein MDAQLFILGNISSINTGRPRNHSLSNYTTPFTCSNGTSTTCPATAAPPPWRWPAAASTTPSCPDYFRYIHDDLRPWRGAGITRDAMERARKYAYFRLVVVGGRAYVETYQTAFQMRDVFTQWGILQLMRRYPGRVPDLDIMFACDDPGQVRAAEFAMPSDAPPVFRYCKDKSTLDIVFPDWSFWGWPEVGIRPWTPMLAEIERENKRVPWTQREPLAFWKGNPDRYRIRHDMMKCNVSNGKEWNARLFNQDWGKARQNGLKDSSIPKQCLYRYKIYIEGNAWSVSEKYIMACDSPVLFVVTPFQDIMSRGLIAGKHYWPIDRNRICESIKFAVDWGNQHPVEAQLIGEQGSRFAREEMGMDYIYDYMLHLLTEYAKLLRYKPTVPEKAVEICTHSLACPADDQHRPCMMDSMERRAADSYPCTLPPPFTTAQAKEMADKEEELLRNIQKREKEHAARP; encoded by the exons ATGGACGCACAGTTGTTTATCCTCGGCAACATAAGCAGCATCAACACTGGACGACCTCGTAACCACAGCCTCTCCAATTATACAACTCCGTTCACCTGCAGCAACGGCACATCAACGACATGCCCCGCAACAGCAGCACCGCCGCCATGGCGTTGGCCTGCCGCTGCcagcaccacgccgtcgtgcccggACTACTTCCGGTACATCCACGACGACCTGCGGCCCTGGCGCGGCGCTGGGATCACACGCGACGCCATGGAGCGCGCTCGCAAGTACGCCTACTTCCGgctggtcgtcgtgggcggccgcGCGTACGTGGAGACGTACCAAACCGCCTTCCAGATGCGGGACGTCTTCACGCAGTGGGGCATCCTGCAGCTCATGCGCCGCTACCCCGGCCGCGTCCCCGACCTCGACATCATGTTCGCCTGCGACGACCCGGGCCAGGTGCGCGCCGCCGAGTTCGCGATGCCATCCGACGCGCCGCCGGTGTTCCGCTACTGCAAGGACAAGTCGACGCTGGACATCGTGTTCCCTGACTGGTCCTTCTGGGGCTGGCCGGAGGTGGGCATCCGGCCGTGGACGCCCATGCTGGCGGAGATTGAGCGCGAGAACAAACGCGTGCCGTGGACGCAGAGGGAGCCGCTCGCGTTCTGGAAGGGCAACCCCGACAGATACCGCATACGCCACGACATGATGAAATGCAATGTCTCCAACGGCAAGGAATGGAACGCCCGACTCTTTAACCAG GACTGGGGGAAAGCGAGACAAAACGGTCTCAAAGATTCCAGCATTCCCAAGCAATGCTTATACAG GTACAAGATATATATCGAGGGGAATGCATGGTCAGTAAGCGAGAAGTACATCATGGCGTGCGACTCGCCGGTGCTGTTCGTGGTGACGCCCTTCCAGGACATCATGTCGAGAGGTCTCATCGCCGGCAAGCACTACTGGCCCattgaccggaaccgcatatgcgAGTCCATCAAGTTCGCTGTCGACTGGGGCAACCAGCACCCTGTCGAGGCGCAGCTCATCGGCGAGCAAGGCAGCCGGTTCGCCAGAGAGGAGATGGGCATGGACTACATCTACGACTACATGCTCCACCTGCTCACCGAGTACGCCAAGCTGCTCCGGTACAAGCCCACCGTCCCGGAGAAAGCCGTCGAGATCTGCACCCACTCCCTGGCATGCCCTGCTGACGACCAGCACCGGCCCTGCATGATGGATTCCATGGAGAGGCGAGCCGCCGACTCTTATCCGTGCACGCTGCCGCCACCCTTCACCACGGCTCAGGCCAAGGAGATGGCCGACAAAGAGGAGGAGTTGCTAAGAAACATTCAGAAGAGGGAAAAGGAGCATGCTGCTCGGCCTTGA